Below is a genomic region from Brassica rapa cultivar Chiifu-401-42 chromosome A08, CAAS_Brap_v3.01, whole genome shotgun sequence.
AATCAACCTTGAAATTTAGACTGAACAAAGAGAATCCACAGATAAACTGAAATAAAAAGACTAGTCTAAGACACATGAGATATCTAGAACAATTCAGATTATTAAAACGCCTAACAAGCCAAGGAACCGATGAGGCAATTCGTCGAACACCTAGCGggcgtgaaaaaaaaaaagcatcacCACCCAATAAGAAGTCCCCAGACTCACAACTTCGTAACtcagcaaacaaaaaaaaaactatgaagCAATCGAAATGGCTAACGAAAATTAAAACACTATGGATAAGATGGGTACTGAGAGAGTCCAAGGCTGAGAAAAGATTGTAGCTTTAGCAACAAGACAGTAGTAAGATAGATAGACGGTCGTATCAACGAGGTTAAAGAAAGGTACCTACAAACAGTGGCAGAGGCAACTAGAGGAGCAGAACAGAACTTTCTCTCCATTTCTCTAGCTTCTTGATAAAAAGGTTTTGCTCTAAATTGACCAAACCGGACTCAATAACCGGTCTAAAACAAACCGGACCCAATAACCGGTATAAATCAAATCCAGCAACCAGTATACTTTACAAGAGTTTTGGATATTTGATCACTCTCTCACAACATTTTCATATGATTTagaattgtctttttttttttccttcaaagTTCAAACGCAGATACACGAACCAAAATGCTTCTACTGTAAttaattactagattttgacccgcgcaggcgcgcggatgtatattttgaaaaatatgttgatatttgtttttcatgtaattattagggttttacaaaatgaatccaaggaacataaccgataccgatccgaaaatatagtaccaaacccgaacataaattgattaaatattcgaattatagaaaattttgttatttagagaaccaaactgatccgaaccgaagtattcgggtacccgaatttatctaaaaatagatttatatacttatatatattaattatttttagatttaacgtatataaaacattaagaatgatacttttaaattggtttaaatacttgaaaatatatatatatagtcaaaagtaaatatctgcaatagttaaagtatactcaaatcaccaaaaatactttgattccatatccaaaattttaaatcaatccaattgatatgttaagcttaggtattctgacatatgttattcaaatttatagataatatattattttatttatagattttgagaaatttaaaatagataatgatttaaaactttaaaaataatttaaatgggttatccaaaCGCGAACCAAACCTGCAAAGATCCgaatcaaactcaaaccaaaatttagaaacatcctaACAGGGTTTAAATCTTTGACTCCGAAAACCCGAaacacaaaccgatcagaaccaaacccgtatgggtgcCCGAAATCCCATCCctattcattattatatatcgtatactgtcatcatataattaatcgtattttatatgtaccatcatataagtaatcatataattaatagtattttatacgtaccatcatataaataattacatatattatatttttaaaacttaatatgaatataaaaaccacaatttgagttggtatttcaaattgggctttgtattgtatttttattatatatattgacaacatttttttataatggttattgaaaaatagtttagtaaaaatccatttctgaatatatgtattattttttaatcaatttttgatataaatcaactttaaattattattttgatttgaaatatgtgtataaagtttaaattttgttttatggttagtttagaaaagaaaaagttttaggcaattagattgaccgttttcgtatattttaaatctggcccaaatagatagtttcttataatatgatggacttttaatttttcttgataacataagcccattactttttttttcttaatactactatctttgtttccaaacaaaattaatttttttttaaaagactacaatTCATGTTTCTAAacactctaattttttttaatagtcctattcaagtctccaaatactccaattttgtacttgagttttaataagttttaataagttttaataagatGTCCCTTCGGGGACATCCGATAAAATTGGAACGATACAGAGAAGATTAGCATGGCCCCTGCGCAAGGATGACACGCACAAATCGAGAAATGGTCcaaattttttgtgtttcaaaaaaaaaaaaaaataataagatagatatttaTCGGACAAGACCTGAGAACTCACATACCACAGTTAGTAGTTGTACTCGATACACCAAAAACAACAGGCTTTAACTAATAAGATTCAAAAAAGCACCTCTTCATTTCTCAGATGAGTTCAACAGAATGTGACAACACCACTACATTAAGATGATGTCTTCATGTCTCCTCAATATACCAACATGACTTAGAAACGAAAAAACATGAAGAATGAAAACGAAGAAGGCATCACGCTCTGTTTACATGTTAAACATTAAGTTTCTAATAATTAGCATCATAAAACACTGCTCAGGACTTTCTCATAGATGAAGATAAGATCATTCAAGAAAGCATATCTAGAAAGCTTTTGTTCAATCTACCATCAGATAACATGTCAATAACCATCTTCATGGTGGAAGCATCTGCAGAGAACCCACACCTCTTCATTTCTTCGATGAGTTCAACTGAAGTGGCTACACCACTACCTCCTAAATGAGCTCGGATCAGTGTGTTGTATGTACACTCACTTGGCGCAGTCCCATCCTCCTCTCCCATCTTTCTAAACAACTTATCCGCTTCAGACAATGAGCCTTTCTTACACTTTTGCATTTTTTCAAGTATGTCCAATGCTTCTTGTAGTTCTCCATTGTCACACAACCCATCCAGCAAAATACGGTACGTCACAATATCAGGACGAGCACCTTGAGAAACCATCTCTTGGAAGAGTTCTTTAGCAACGTCGAGTTTCCCCGCTTCACAAAACCCTTGAACAAGAGTGTTATACGTGACTGTATCAGCAACCAACCCTCTCAGAGAAATCTCACGGAAAACTCTCATCCCCTCGTCAACCAGTTTAGCCTTACAGTACCCGTTAATGAGGATATTAAACGTCACTATATCAGGATCACATCCCTTGCTAACCATCACCACGTCCACCATCTGGTTGGCTTCATCTAAGCGGTTTTCAATGCACAACCCATCTATCAAAGAGTTATAAGTAATGGTATCAGGATCTATGCCCCTTGTGATCATCTCATTGTACAGTTCTTCAGCCTCCTTGAGTTTCCTCTCTTTCACCAAACAATCGATCAATGCATTGAAAACAACGACGTTACGGAAAATGCTAAACCGAGTTTCCGGAGGCGGCAGAAGCAGTTCATCGTTATGTTGAGAGTGTAGAGGTCAAAGGCAACACCGTTGAATTCCATCTGCTTGGAGAGAGATAACACGAGGCTGTGCTGTTTTGTCTTGGCGACGGTGCTGAACAGTTTATTGAAGTCAGTGACAGTAGGGAGGGGACGAGACCGGAGCATGGACTTGAAGAGATGAACTGCGTCATCTTTGTTAATACCGGCAATGCCACTTGTCAATCTCTCTTTGTAAGAGAGGTTTCTATCGCTGCTGAGACAAGAGAAGTCTCTTCCGCAGCAAGACAAGAACTCGTATCGCCCATGGAGCAAAGAAGTTGTCAGAGTACCTGTCTCCATGAAACGAGGATGAACAGATCTCAAGGATTTAGCAGCACTCCGTATCATCAGCACTATCTCTACTGCTGCTGAATCGATCCTTTTCCTAGCTCAAACCTGAACTCACTGTCCTGTAACTCTGGAAAGAGCCACGGCACGAGCTCTAGTGACGGACAAAAGAAAACCAGAAACTTATCGACCAACCCAGTTTAATTGGTCGGTTTAAAGTATATACCGGAATTGGTTCAGTCGAGTGTTACGGTCACGCAAACAAATTGATTggccaaataaataaatatgaataaTTTAGGCCACGCAAACGAATAAACGTATCAACTTGATTTTTTGGATCAGTTTCAATTCAAGTTGAACCATTTCATCCAAAGAAAAATTCAAGTTGAGCTAGATGTGATGGTAACATCAGAATTAATCAACAAAAGTTCTGATCATTGACCAACCTGGACTTGACCATCGAGAAACTTTATAAACTCAAAGATCAAAATCTTCAATGACCAATCTCCAGATGATGAAAGATCCATGATACAGAGAGGTAATACAAAATAGTGGTTGTAAGTGACAGAAGATAGATATACATGtacaaaccaaaaaatcaatataaaaacaaacaaacgtATAATAATTTGTATAGATAGCAAATCACAAACAATGCATCATATCTAAAAAACACcagtcgtttttttttttacctttggACCCCAAGTTTCCTGATCAAATGTTATGTGGGGTCATGAATAagcgaatatttttcttctagaCTTCCTCACGGTCCAAGTTGCTACTCTTGAGGATGTTGTATTTGCAGAGTGGGCAAGTGGCGTTTATGTATAGCCATTTGTCTACGCATGAGCAGTGGAAATGATGGCCACAAGGAAGTTCCCTTAGTTCGGTTCCGTCTTCATATGCAGAGAGACAGATGCAACATTCCTACAATGCAGAACCGTAAGAATCAGGAATCATGacaatgtaattatattaagatGATAGGAGTGAACTGTGTGTTGTTGTAGTCTAGACTTACTGCATCCTCCTGAAGAATGGTATGTTCAAGGGGTGAATCTGTACCACACTCTGTCATTTTCCCCTCGGTGTTTGCTTGGGCGTCATCACCGGCGTGTTTGTTGACACGACCAACTTTCCGAAACTTGAATTTGGTGAGCTGCTCAATGTCTTCTTTTGACGCCCCTTCCTGTTTTTTCATCGTCTTGTGTTATTAGCACTACTTATGAATCAGGATATAAGTTGAACTGGTTATGAGAATGTACCTGATCTGCAACAGCGTACAAAACTGCAATGATGCACGGCAGGCAACAGCAGACAGCAATGCCAATAACGCAGGCCAAGGCAACACAGAAGACAACAAAGAACACATCGAAACCCAGAAAGACGATAGACAACCTGAAAATAATAAGCAAGGCATTCAGACACTAAAGGCGACATACACTAGTCAAAATATAGGGGATGGGAGAAAGAAGAAACCAGTAAATCCGTGGGGATTCTTGCGCCAACTCTTGGCCACCAGCAGACACCCAGTAGAACCCAATGATCCACCAAATAAATGAGAACATTGTGTTGGCAGATTCCAGATGCTTCGCAAAACTGCTTAagtgagattaaaaaaaaaacaatccgaCACCCTTATTTTGTGTTATAAGAAAGGAGTTAATCTATTGTAACTATCTAATACCTGACATTAGGAAAGAAAAATGATGATAGTAACCAACCACCAAAGGTTGCATTTAATCTAGAGTCTAGGCTGTAACATGCATCAATGAACATAGAAGATAGACGCTTTGTCTAAAAGGTGCAACCAAAGCTTTAGCTAGGAAGCACAACAACAATATGGCAAGATCATAAAAGTAAGCAAGCCATTTAAGCATCCAAACCAAAACTCTTATCTTCTAAGTATCACATCAAATCTTTCCTTCACCAGCTAATAAAAACCACAATCTAAGTGCAACAAAAGCCTCATCTTTTTAAGGCTACCAAGCAAGCTCACACAAGTCATGCAAAAGTATCCAGTTATCTGTAATTTGAAATCTAGACTGATCTTCTAAGTGAAACGTATCACATCAAATCTATTCTTCACCAGCTAATAAAAACCACAATCTAAGTGCAGCAAAAGCTTCATCTTTTCAAATGCTACCAAGCCAAAGCAAGCTCGCAAGTAACGCAAGTCTAGCAACATACCTGCTGCTTTCGCTCTCCAGATGCTCATCTGAATTCCTCCTTGAACCCAAAGCATCTTCCTccatagaggaagaagatgaagaggacgAAGAAGGAGAACTCCTCCTATTAGTTCTCATCCTATTCCTCCTCTTATActcaacacacacacaaaccatATGCAACACACACTGCAACGCATACCCCAATAACCAAACTCTAAGCGGCATAATCGGATGCTCATTCCTGCTCATCACCAGCACAGCCCCAGCAACAGACACAAACGCCAAGTTCCACACGATGTCAAGCACCACGATGGGCCTCGAGTAGGCCCAATCGCTCTGCCTCTCCTCCAACTGCTCCGCCGCAGCCTCCCTCACAATCACAGACTGCTCCCGCATCGCGCGTCCTCCGCTGCTCGCGCGGCTTAGAAACCTCGCCGCTTCCCTCAATCCTTGTCTCCTCACGGAGGATCTCCGTCCGTTGTTCCCGGAACCTCCTCCTTCATCGCCGGTTAATAGCAACGGTGATTGATCGATTGCGTCGGAGGAGAGACGGCGTGATGATGAGGAGTTCTCCGTAGTCACAGTTGACATTTTTTACTCGATTCTTCGCGAAATTAACCTAATTCGATGAAATTGAGGTAGCGTTACGTCATAAGAAGGTGAGGATTCGATCTCAGGAAACGAAATTGGTAATCTCGCTAGGGTTTCGAGAAAGGACGAGAGAAATGAGGAAGACGACGACGATGATGATTtaggaaattaaatatttgaatataaaaatcatttaatagTTTTCATGTGCTTCCATTAGTCAACAGTCAACAACAAGACAAGGTTTATTTACAAATAACGAATATATACGGGGTTATTTTATAAACATACAATAAATGTGTCTGAAAGACATATTTTAATTAAGGCCCCTGAAAAAACGTGGCAAAGATATTATTGGGCTTTTGTATTTATTGGGCGTTTCGTCAAGAAAGACTCTTTTCGAGTCGAGAAGGTTCAATCATAAACCGGTTTTCTCAGGACCGACATTGCACCGGTTTATAGATATATACACACATCACACAGTCTCGTTATATCCTTCTTCTTAAACGAAGATCTGCTGCTTGATTCAGGCTTAAGCTTTTTTCCCCAATTCGTCGAGATTGCTAGGGTTTTGATCTTCGCTACTGTTTTGATTTATCGGGATTCGATTCTGTACCAGTTCTTCAATTCGCTCCATTGGGTCTTCCTCATCGGCAGAAAGAACGCTTTTTGGTGATCCCCGAGGTTCGATCAAGGGACTGAGTGTAAGGCTTTGCAATTTCGAACTAGCATTTTCCGGTAAAGTTACCTCTTTTGATGAGGAAGAAGCGGAAAGGAAGTGAAACTGAGTGTTCAGAGGAGTCATCATGTGCAGCTGCGTCACGAACAACCAACTTCAGGTCACACTTCTCTTTAGAAGGTTACGCTAGGCTTAAGAAGCGGTGCAAGGAGAATGACTCTGTTGGTTCCTTTAAGAGACGTCTCGCTGGCGTTGCTACTGCACCTCCCTGTGGTGCATCGTCTTTGGTTTCGTCAGGGAGAGGTTTGAGAAGGAAGATAGGTTGCATTGATGTTTCTACGCAGACGGGTAGGAAgaataagatagatgatgattATGTCTTTGGTCCAAGTATTGGGAAAGGTAACTTTGGATCGGTGAGGATCTGTAGGTCGAGGAATAACGGGATGGATTTCGCTTGTAAGACTTTGAAAAAGGGGGAGGAGACTGTTCACAGGGAGGTTGAGATAATGCAGCATTTGTCTGGTCATCCTCTGGTTGTCACATTGCATGCGGTTTATGAGGAGTCGGATTGTTTCCATCTTGTGATGGAGCTGTGTTCCGGGGGACGTTTGGTTGATCAGATGGTTAAGTGTTCTGAGCAGCGAGCAGCTAATGTATTCAAGGAACTTATGCTGGTTATTAGCTATTGCCACGAGATGGGAGTTGTGCATAGAGATGTGAAACCTGAGAATATTCTTCTCACAGGTGGTGGGAAGATTCAGCTTGCTGATTTTGGGCTTGCGATGAGGATTGCTAAAGGTCAAACGTTGTCTGGATTGGCGGGAAGTCCAGCTTATGTGACACCTGAGGTTATTTCTGAAAATTATTCAGAGAAAGTCGACGTTTGGAGTGCTGGAGTCCTCTTGTACGCTCTCTTGTCTGGTGTACTTCCTTTCAGGGGAGACTCTCTGGACGCCATTTTCGAAGCGATAAAGAAAGTGAAGCTTGATTTCAACTCGGGTGTGTGGGAGTCCGTTTCCAAACCGGCTCGTGATCTATTGTCAAGAATGCTAACAAGGGACGAATCTGCCAGAATCACAGCGGATGAAGTGCTAAGTAAGCCATTTAGCGCGTGCAGtatcattgattttttttgtctgtCGTTGTTTAATGCTTACTATATTTTCACTTGTGTGTTTCAGGGCATCCATGGATACTCTTTTACACAGACATGACACTCAAGACGATGTGTATCAAGTCGAAGCACAAGGGTCAAGCAGGACCTCCTCCTCCGTGTCTCCAGATTCGCAGTCTGAACCTAAACAGAACTAACATAGAGAAGAAGACAACATCTGATTCATTCTCCAAcacagaggaggaggaggaagaagatgagagcGGTGTGGTGGATGCGCTTGTGGTTGCCATCTCCAACGTGAGGATCTCAGAACCAAAGAGAATCAGAGTCTATAGTCCAACAAACATCCCTCCCATGGAACAGCAACACTCTTCTAACTTGACTGCGACTAATACACTTTGTCGAGCCTTCTGACCCAAAATCACATGGGATTCGACCAAGTGTCCTAGTTACACGTGATATGATGATCTTAGTGACTTCTTTATTATGTCTCTAATAGTTGGATTTGATCTGATTACCTTAAAATTCTCACTATGTTGTACAGATCATGTAAATAGTATACTCAATAGCAATTAAAAACGTTTTTGCTCTCCCTATAGCTAGCTCATCTTCATCTCAATTCTCGGCATGAACCTGAAAGCAATACTCTCTCTgactctctctcttttattGATCTGAGGCATCGTCTCACCGATAAGGCATGTATCTGTGATCCTTTGTTGCATTCTTCTTCCTCCGTTTGTCAGAAACGATGAAAGCTTCCCAGATTCCTGCATTTGCACAAGGAAAAAAAGTGGTTCAGAGATTATGTTTTTATAGAACATTTTAAGCTTATGAGTTAATAAAAACTGATTCTACATACCTTGAGACTGTTGTACTCTTCCATGAGTGCTTGCTTTCGGATTTCAGCTGCATCACAAGTAAGAAAACGATTCAGCAAACTGTTGGCAAATAAAGAAACTCGAAATTGATATAtgttaaacacaaaaaaagAGCATACATTATTTGAGATAGTAAGGCTTCTTCCCCATCTTTGCGGCttctctttctttccttttgtgtTCTGTAAGTATTAATTTTCCTTTGTTATTTGTTGATGGATCATATTTCAACCACTTCTCCTGACTCCTGAGGTTATAACATAAGTCAACAGATGGTTAGAGCAGTGAAGCAGTAAATAAGACAAGAGGAGAGCAAAAGAAAGGACCACTCACAACATAAGTTAACCTGTTCTTGAGTTCCTCAGCCTCTTCTGGATTCTTTGTTTTCTTGAGCTGCTTTTTCAGTTCCTCAACAT
It encodes:
- the LOC103836146 gene encoding pentatricopeptide repeat-containing protein At3g22470, mitochondrial, which encodes MITRGIDPDTITYNSLIDGLCIENRLDEANQMVDVVMVSKGCDPDIVTFNILINGYCKAKLVDEGMRVFREISLRGLVADTVTYNTLVQGFCEAGKLDVAKELFQEMVSQGARPDIVTYRILLDGLCDNGELQEALDILEKMQKCKKGSLSEADKLFRKMGEEDGTAPSECTYNTLIRAHLGGSGVATSVELIEEMKRCGFSADASTMKMVIDMLSDGRLNKSFLDMLS
- the LOC103836147 gene encoding E3 ubiquitin-protein ligase At1g12760 isoform X1 encodes the protein MSTVTTENSSSSRRLSSDAIDQSPLLLTGDEGGGSGNNGRRSSVRRQGLREAARFLSRASSGGRAMREQSVIVREAAAEQLEERQSDWAYSRPIVVLDIVWNLAFVSVAGAVLVMSRNEHPIMPLRVWLLGYALQCVLHMVCVCVEYKRRNRMRTNRRSSPSSSSSSSSSMEEDALGSRRNSDEHLESESSSSFAKHLESANTMFSFIWWIIGFYWVSAGGQELAQESPRIYWLSIVFLGFDVFFVVFCVALACVIGIAVCCCLPCIIAVLYAVADQEGASKEDIEQLTKFKFRKVGRVNKHAGDDAQANTEGKMTECGTDSPLEHTILQEDAECCICLSAYEDGTELRELPCGHHFHCSCVDKWLYINATCPLCKYNILKSSNLDREEV
- the LOC103836147 gene encoding E3 ubiquitin-protein ligase At1g12760 isoform X2 is translated as MSTVTTENSSSSRRLSSDAIDQSPLLLTGDEGGGSGNNGRRSSVRRQGLREAARFLSRASSGGRAMREQSVIVREAAAEQLEERQSDWAYSRPIVVLDIVWNLAFVSVAGAVLVMSRNEHPIMPLRVWLLGYALQCVLHMVCVCVEYKRRNRMRTNRRSSPSSSSSSSSSMEEDALGSRRNSDEHLESESSSFAKHLESANTMFSFIWWIIGFYWVSAGGQELAQESPRIYWLSIVFLGFDVFFVVFCVALACVIGIAVCCCLPCIIAVLYAVADQEGASKEDIEQLTKFKFRKVGRVNKHAGDDAQANTEGKMTECGTDSPLEHTILQEDAECCICLSAYEDGTELRELPCGHHFHCSCVDKWLYINATCPLCKYNILKSSNLDREEV
- the LOC103836149 gene encoding serine/threonine-protein kinase PEPKR2, translating into MRKKRKGSETECSEESSCAAASRTTNFRSHFSLEGYARLKKRCKENDSVGSFKRRLAGVATAPPCGASSLVSSGRGLRRKIGCIDVSTQTGRKNKIDDDYVFGPSIGKGNFGSVRICRSRNNGMDFACKTLKKGEETVHREVEIMQHLSGHPLVVTLHAVYEESDCFHLVMELCSGGRLVDQMVKCSEQRAANVFKELMLVISYCHEMGVVHRDVKPENILLTGGGKIQLADFGLAMRIAKGQTLSGLAGSPAYVTPEVISENYSEKVDVWSAGVLLYALLSGVLPFRGDSLDAIFEAIKKVKLDFNSGVWESVSKPARDLLSRMLTRDESARITADEVLRHPWILFYTDMTLKTMCIKSKHKGQAGPPPPCLQIRSLNLNRTNIEKKTTSDSFSNTEEEEEEDESGVVDALVVAISNVRISEPKRIRVYSPTNIPPMEQQHSSNLTATNTLCRAF
- the LOC103836148 gene encoding LOW QUALITY PROTEIN: ribosomal RNA processing protein 36 homolog (The sequence of the model RefSeq protein was modified relative to this genomic sequence to represent the inferred CDS: inserted 1 base in 1 codon; substituted 1 base at 1 genomic stop codon), translated to MLSQEKWLKYDPSTNNKGKLILTEHKRKEREAAKMGKKPYYLKXSEIRKQALMEEYNSLKESGKLSSFXDKRRKKNATKDHRYMPYR